The genomic interval AAAGCTTGGCAAGTTTTCTAATCAAAGTTCTTATCGGGTTGATAATTTATTGACCTCTTCCCCCATTCAAGATGTTCTTTAATGATCTTCACTTTCACATTTAATCCTTTCCTGCCTGACAACCCCGCTGGACGACCCCGCGTGTCTCGATGGGCAGATTTATTAgaactctccccctcccccggcaaTTTCCAGCACGCAGGCCCCACTCATCTTGTGACCCGGCGCGCGCTGAACTTGGCGAGGTGGCCTTGCAGAGTTCACTCGGATGTCACGGTCCGGGCTGCAGGGGTCACAGGCAGGTCAGGCCAGAGGATTGGGAATGGGCCCCAGGTCACGCCCCCGCTCGCCAGTTTTGCTCACCGGCCCGAGCGCTGTCTAGAAAGGGGCGGGCCCAGGATTTCTGCGAATCACTTCTGGTGCGTCTCGCGCGGTTCCTGCCGGTGCCCAGAAGTTGGCTGGCACCGTTTGCAGTCGCCAAACGGTTAGATGAAATGACGGTGGGAAAGACCCTTCTCTAGAGCCTCTGAAACACCGAGTAGGGTTATGCGGGAAACGCAGACTGCCAAGCAAGCTCTGTGGCGACTCCGGCTTGGAGCGTTGCGGGACCGTGCAGTCCCTAGGACTCCACATTTTCCAATCCCGCCAGCTTTGGGGACCACCGCGGGAGGGTCACGTATTTAACAGCTCTTAGGATCAAAGAGTTTTCCATTTACAAAGGACGCCTTCCGAGGCGTGCGGCGTGCTCCTGCAAAAGCCGGCGTTTAGTTTTAAACAAACGTATTCTGTTTCGTTTTCCGCGCGGCTGGTGAGTCCGGCGCTCAAACTGAGGATGCGTGTGGCCCCGCCAGGTGAGAAGTGGGGAGCGCACGTGCACTCCGCAGTGTCCGAGCTCCGGGCATCAGGCATCGGCTGCAGGAGCGGCTGATTGCAGCTGGGCAAGGGCCAGACCTGCTTCCGAGGATGGATTCTCTCAACACTCCCATTAGCGGCCGGCAGAGGCCTGGGTTCAGGGCCAAGCACCCCTCTCACCCGGGTGGCTTCGGTGGGTGGGGGCCGTGAGAGCGGAGGAAGGCTCTAGGTCATCCTGGTGACGTAATCTAGTGCGCCGAACTGGGGAAAGTATTTGCAACCAGAAGCCCATCTTGAAAACACAACTATCCCGGGGTGTTGTGTAGACGGATTGGGAATTACCGCCTTCATATtaaggagaaggagacaggagcAAGGATTTGTGGTGACTCACTCCAGGTCGTGCAAGTAGAGATGGAGCCGTGCCCCGGAGCACAGACTCCTGGGCTttcctttctctatctctgtcaccTCATCTTCCCAGGCCTAAGgatccccttcctctctgcctagCTGGGGCTATGAGTCCCAGGGCCCTCGGAATCCGGCCGGCTGCTGCTTGTTCTCAGAGCGCTGAGCCGTGGATGAATTGCCCCTGTGGTCTCCCGCTGGGGCGTCAGAGTTGGGGCTCTGACTTGTGCAAGGTTACACCTGGAGTCCTGAGGGATCTGGAGGCTCTCTTGTACCCTTAAGTTGGACCTTTCAAGACTTCATGAGTGCTGACCTCCTTGAGGGGTTTGGGGAGCTGGGATCTATGATCCTCCGATCATGTCTGACCCCCGccctgcacgcacacacaccactCCGGCTCTCGCTTAGGTTCCGGCCCTGGGCTCTTCTGCGGGATCTTCGGGAGATTCGGGAGGTCTGCGTTTTGCTCTGCGTTCTGGAACTCAGTTTCCCCAGCGTGGGACGTGGCAAGCTAGTCGGTCCCTGAACGCACTTCCCTTTGCTTCCGCCAGCAGGTGGAAGGGAGCCCACACGGCGCCTGAAAATGAAAAGCCATTGAAGGCAGCTCTGGGACCGCCCGTCGGACCCTGCGCGAGGGATTCCCAAAAGATCACCAGGAAGCCCAGGGCTTGGAGTTCCCGCTCCCCGGAGCCCAAGTCGGCCTCTGCCGCCGTCTCGGAGCCCCGCACACCTTGTAAGGGGGAGGCAGGCTTCTCTCTAGCCTCGCACCCCAGGAGGCGCGTTCCGAGGGAAGCAGCCACCGTGCCGCCTCTGCCTCGGCGTGGAACAAACGGTTAAAGATTTTGGGCAGCGCCTCGCGGGGGGAGGAGCCAGGGGCCCAATCCGCAATTAAAGATGAACTTTGGGTGAACTAATTGTCTGACCAAGGTAACGTGGGCAGCAACCTGGGCCGCCTATAAAGCGGGCGCGCGGCGGGGTTCGGAGCGCTGGCGACGGCGGCAGGTGGCGCGGGAGGCCGCGGCGCGCCATGGGGCTCCCGGCGCTGCTGGCCAGTGCGCTCTGCACCTTCGTGCTACCGCTGCTGCTCTTCCTGGCCGCGATCAAGCTCTGGGACCTGTACTGCGTGAGCAGCCGCGACCGCAGCTGCGCGCTCCCTTTGCCCCCCGGAACTATGGGCTTCCCCTTCTTTGGGGAAACACTGCAGATGGTGCTACAGGTAAGGGAGCTTGGGCGGGACAGGACGATTCTCAGGAGCCCGACTGGGCTCAGGGCTTCCAGAAGCCAGGGTAGGCGTCCCTTTGAGGGAGGTGACTATGGCTAGGATCCGGGCTAGCCGGAGGCGCGGCGCTCCCCGGCGCCCCCTCACGCCTGTCTCTCTCCTCCGCCCTCCTCTCCCAGCGAAGGAAGTTCCTGCAGATGAAGCGCAGGAAATACGGCTTCATCTACAAGACGCATCTGTTCGGGCGGCCCACAGTGCGGGTGATGGGCGCCGACAACGTGCGGCGCATCTTGCTCGGGGAGCACCGGTTGGTGTCGGTTCACTGGCCCGCGTCGGTGCGCACCATCCTGGGCTCCGGCTGCCTCTCCAACCTGCACGACTCCTCGCACAAGCAGCGCAAGAAGGTGAGGGCGGCGGTGCCCGGACAGGGAGGGGGACCCTGTCCCCTGGAGGGGTTCTAGCAGATAAATGCCGGGCGAGCGCTAGCTGCACGAGATGTCGGTTGGGACCCGTTCAAGCCCAGTTTAGCCCTATCAGCCGAGAAGTGCCTTGGGtctggcaggggtgaggggggctgGAAGGGGATCCCGGAAGGCGAGGGGGGCGGTTTTAACACTTTCCCTCTTTTGGAGCTCAGGTGATTATGCGGGCCTTCAGCCGCGAGGCGCTCCAGTACTACGTGCCGGTGATCGCGGAAGAAGTGGGCACTTGCCTGGAGCAGTGGCTGAGCTGCGGCGAGCGCGGCCTCCTGGTCTACCCCCAGGTGAAGCGCCTCATGTTCCGCATCGCCATGCGCATCCTGCTGGGCTGTGAGCCCCGACTGGCGAACGGCGGGGACGCGGAGCAGCAGCTGGTGGAGGCCTTCGAGGAAATGACCCGCAATCTCTTCTCGTTGCCCATCGACGTGCCCTTCAGTGGGCTGTACCGGGTAAAAGAGCTTGCAGCGTGAGGAGCTaggggcgcgggggcgcgggggcTCGGCGTCAGCTCACTGCGGTGCGCTCTCTGCGCTCAGGGCATGAAGGCGCGCAACCTCATCCACGCGCGCATAGAGGAGAACATTCGCGCCAAGATCTGCGGGCTGCGGGcggcggaggcggaggcggaggcggaggcgggcGGTGGCTGCAAAGATGCGCTGCAGCTGTTGATCGAGCACtcgtgggagaggggagagaggctggacaTGCAGGTGAGTGGCAATTCCAGGAAGAGGCACTGCGGAATTTAGTCCTCTGGCTTTCCAAGGGCGGTACCTGGGGTCCCCAAAGCTGACGCCCAGACTCCACAGTGAGCAGACCGCCCAGACCCCAGGGATGGGACCCGGAAGGTTGAGACACCGGGTCCGGAGAGCTGTGGGAGAGGATGCAGCGGAACAGGGAGCGTCCCCTAGCCCTACCAGGCTTTCCGGGGAACGTTggaatttgcaaaatataaataaagaatgtTGGGCGATTTTAATACAACCAAGGCTTTCATTCAAGAATTCCCAGCGTAGTGGGATTTTACTGGCCTCCCTGTTCTAGCTGAACGAAAGGGACTAtgcattatgtttaaaaatgtagcCTTCCTTGGCTTTCTATCAGCAAAGTTTTAGCTCGGCTCATCTTTCCAGAACCTTCAGTTGGGTTCTAAGTGATTGCTGTGTAAAATTGCATGCAAACttgtaaaaaatgtttgaattattCCATCCTTAGGCACTAAAGCAATCTTCAACCGAACTCCTCTTTGGAGGACATGAAACCACAGCTAGTGCAGCCACGTCTCTGATTACTTACTTGGGGCTCTACCCCCATGTTCTCCAGAAGGTTCGAGAGGAGCTCAAGAGTAAGGTAGGGGGACACTGGCCTTGAAATTAGCTTGAGAAATTCTGCTGTCCCCTAGCCATCTTGCCAATATGTAAGTGTGCTGACTTCTCTGAGTATTTTGAAAGCGCAGGGCCAAGGGGTGGGTGGGCCGGTGACGAAAGAGAATTAGCTTTgtgaataaaaaggaaggaattgtgAGCTGTGATCCCACTCAGGCAGGGTTTGATCCTTGTATTCCTACGCGTTCTCCACTTTTTGCAGTGCATTGGAGATTTTCAGTTGGATTCCACTTTCTCAAATTTGTATTTCAAGGGCATGAATGGGGACTCCTAGGTGgtggtgacagtggtggtggtgatgggggcgggggagaagctTGGTGGTTCTAAGTGGGGAGCAGCCTTCTCTTGGAATTGTAAATAGATAGTGGATTTGGGCCAAGGGGTGGAGGCAAATGGTCATTAGCTGCTCACAGTTTCCCCCTCAGGGGGAAaactcccaacatggggccctTTGGGTCTAGCCGCCACTTAAGCCCTGTTTACGTCTGCTGGGCTGATTTTACTGGAGCACAAAATAACCGTTCACCTCTGTATGACTGTTTTGATAGGGTTTACTTTGCAAAAGCAATCAAGACAACAAGTTGGACATGGAAATTTTGGGACAGCTTAAATACATTGGGTGTGTTATTAAAGAGACCCTTCGACTGAATCCCCCAGTTCCAGGAGGGTTTCGGGTCGCTCTTAAGACTTTTGAATTAAATGTAAGTTAATTTGTTGTGGTTTTGAATCTCCCCTTGCTCCCCTGTGCGTTGGTTTCAATTTcttatgcttttgatgtcatcATCCTGCCCCCTGTGCGCACATGTTTCCACCATCAAAATGTCTgtctgccctgtctctctccacaCATCCCTTTTTTTCAACTCATAATTGGTCCGGTTATCAGTGataactttttgttgttgaaagtTAGATTCCAGTTTGTCAGCCCTTGGGACTTCATAATCTTTTGCAGGGATACCAGATTCCCAAGGGCTGGAATGTTATCTACAGTATCTGTGATACTCACGATGTGGCAGATATCTTCACCAACAAGGAGGAATTTAATCCTGACCGATTTATGCTGCCTCACCCAGAGGATGCGTCCAGGTTCAGCTTCATTCCATTTGGAGGCGGCCTGAGGAGCTGCGTAGGGAAAGAGTTTGCAaaaattcttctcaaaatatttacaGTGGAGCTGGCCAGGCATTGTGACTGGCGGCTTCTAAATGGACCTCCTACAATGAAAACTAGTCCCACCGTGTACCCTGTGGATGATCTCCCTGCAAGGTTCACCCGTTTCCAGGGGGAAACCTGATGGGTGTGAATGCCCAGCCTTCAGACTTATTTGAAGTGCACATGAGGTTTTACATAGTGTCatgttgattttattatatttaatttctaaatgtatattataatatttatgtgtCTCTACTACAGTACCAcagtctttaaatattaaaataatgaatttggatagtttccaaataaagtaaaatctgaaGGTGCTTGTCTTGCATTTAAGATTCCTGTGGGGGGAAAGCTCACtggttttatatttgtatatttagcCAGATTTCTAAGCATCTACCTGCATGGCTTTATTTGTTATCTGCGCATATCTATTTTTCTGTGAGGAAGAAACTTTAGCTGCTTTTTCTCTTCACAgttatcagaaaaatacaaatgtgagTGTGAGTTAGTCCaacatttgtaaatgtttctATGGTTTAGATTCCCTATTTGGAAAATCTATGAAAGttaattttagactttttttttttttttgcttgctttgctTTGGGGAAAGATGAATTTGAAAAGGTAATGCTTGAGAACATCCTACTCTAACCTAAAACCTTCAGCCATAAACTTAGTATGTTTAATAAACATAATGAATCTATGTTGTTGCAGAGTGCCAGCACTGTTTTTCTGAAGGTTTCAGGTAAGAGGAAGCCGGTCACTCTAATTATGGACAGTTTAGTGACCAAAAATGAGACCAGAAGTTGCATCTGAAAACAGTATTGGAAGAGGCCAGTCTCTGGGTTAGATAAGCTAGTCCAggcttttctttattgaaaataaGGCGGGAGGAGTAGATTTAGCAAGCTGACAGATAAAGTTTTTATCTATGCCAGGCAATAGGGTGTGAGCCTGACAGGACTGATAAAATGGCCCAGTCATGACCTTGTGAACCTTGGCTAACCTCCGTGAAAGCGCAGTTTGGTCACATTTCTGACCCTGGCATAGCCATGTTCTGAACTGGAGGCCAGACTCTCTATCCAGAAAGGTTAGCCCTGGTGACTTGCTTATGCAAGcacattttcagttttgaaatggCACAATCTGCTTACTGAACCTCTGATGGCTTGTAGGTTTtggactttaaaattttcattacaaTTTTAGAATTTGGCAATACTGCAGAAGCTGGGTGGTCTAAATAGGTGTTTGAAAAGGGTTCTGTCTGCAAttagagttgcatgttccacctgACTTTACTTTTTAGGTAGAACTTGGATTGTACTTCTTGCTGGAATCCTCTAATTTTTAAGGGGTGTTTGTATAATAACTTAAAATGTCTTATAATAActttataatgcttttttttttaaaatgagaaattacagGCTTATTTAGTTTCAGCCAAAGCTTTAGTGAAACTTGGTGTGCAAGATGACCCCTCCCCTCATAATATTTGCCCCAGATCCTTCCAGCTAGAAGCACATTAGCCTGAGGACATTATTTCAGGTAATTTATACAAGGTCATATTTTATAAGGGTTTCAATACCTGTCATTTTGCCAGAGGACagttaagtgttttaaaataacatctttgGTGACTCTGTAACCCCATGTCTCTGTGAGCatagtgcaggaaaaaaaatcgaactgtttaaaaatataatgcaatttttaaaatttgcctcTATCTTTCATCTGGAGAATGTTGAGGAAAGCGCTTCTGGCTTGAATCTCCCAGGTTACATTTAGCCCAATTATGCTCATCGATTACAGAGTAGTACAGAATTTACCCTGAAAATACGTTAAAAACACAACCTTTGATAATACGCTTAGTGCTGTGTGAAGACAGTGTAGAGATGTTTGGACGTGAGGCAGAATCAATGTTTGTGGACTGCCATATTGAACATTAAACAGGCCTGGATCACGTCTAGCTGGGGCAAGCATGTTTTATGACACGGACGCCTTTGGGTCAGTGTTCAGGCATCACTCAGTGGAGAAGTGTTTCAGGATGAGGTGACTGTTCTAGATTTAGGATTGGCCCAAGGTATGGATTGGCCCAAGGTAGGGGAGACCACTGTGAGAAATGGCTGAGGGGCTTCCTGAACCATTTGAACCGTCATGAGCTGAACCATGAGCTCATTGAACCATGAGCTGAACCGTCATGGTGTGCTCTCCAGGGCCTTGGTGGGGAAGCCAAGCTGGCCAAGTCGGTGCCCTCTGCCTCCCATTCCACACATGCCCTTGCCCCGGCCACCTCCCATAAACCCTCTTGTCTTCAGTCAGGGGGTGTGGCACCACCAATGACAAGCTATTGTCAGTACAGGCATGTGGAAACCTCCAGCTGGGTCTATAATGTGTGAGCATTCAGAGGGATGTAGCCTTCACCCAGCTCAGCCTTGGGAGGCCCACTGAGGGACTGTGATTTGCCTGGGGCCACCCAGGGAGTGGCTGAACCAGGAAAGGCCTCccgctgcctttttttttttttttttttttttttgctttttgcttttttctttttttccccagcagcTAATAACACCTGCCTGGTTTATCTCCTACTTTCTGTTGGCAGACAAGTAGATTCAGGGGTCTCTACCTCCTAACTTCTGGATGTGTCCCCTGCTACCATTCCCCTGCCCTCTGACAGGCCAGATCACTTCTCTTGCAGGCTGCCAGAGGCAACCCGTAAAATGGGAGCGTGACAGGAAGTGGCTGTTCCCCTAGACCCCTCATCAGTGAGGTTTCAGGGTGCTTTTGCACCTTGCCACACCCCAGAGGTCCACAAGGGGGCGGGCTTCTCCCTTCTATGCCAACCTCAGGGCCCAGTGGTTTTCCCCACCAGTGTCCATGAAATCCAGCATCCACGGACTCTGGCCCGGGGCCTGCTTTTATCCCAAACAATGAGAGGCTACAGACTTCCCAGGCTTAGCAAGTACTCAGCCTCAGGCCCGGTCAAGGCTGCCTGGCTTCTCTGGAAGGGTCACCCTGGGCACCCTGGGTGGATCTGGATCACCATTTAGTTCCTGAAGTGGCCACGATCTGTGGTCTTTGAGGTCACCTGGCTCAGGTGTCCAGCGTTACCCACATACAGCCCACAGTCTGACCTACATTGCTGTTGGTATCTCTGGAAAATGGCCCTCagtttggggaaggggagaacACGTTTTTCGAAGGACAGGGGCAGTGTTCGGATGACCTTAACCAGGTCCAGGAGCCGTCCCACAAAAGTACCATGCAAGGAACTGGGGATGTTTAGAGAGGTTTTGGCGGCTCCGCCTTCAAATAGTTAAAGGGTTGTTGCAGAAAATACAGGTTCAGGCCTGTTTCAAAGGACAGAGCATGCACTTAGGAGGGTAAGTTAGAAGGAAGAAGTTAACACCatataaggaaaacattttgaggTGACTAGAGCCCCTTGCTGATGACACAGGTTACCCTACGAGTGAACAAGCTCCCTGTCAGTGGAGGCATCCACACAGAAGCTGGAAAACTAAGCCACTGTAAGGATTCTGACATGGAAGGAGAGGTTAGGTTCAATCACCCCCTAGTTCCTTCACAAAATTAAAGAGTCGTGATTCTCTGAGTTTTGATTCTGTATCAGTTCTGCAGCTACTCACTTTCCTTTGAAATGCAGATGAACTCCAATCTAGGGAGACAGGACATCCCCGCGTCATCTTCCAGTGGCATTCGGCAGCTCTTGTTGACCATTCTGCTAAACTTGGGAGCCAAATATGAAGGTGGGAGCCCAGGGGGCCTGACATGTGATCTCACAGAGACACTGAGTCCCCTGTATGGATTGCTGGGGACCCTCCCTCCCGCCCTGTGGCCGAGTGCTTCCAGCTCCGGCTGCTGCATCTGCTCTGGCAGCAGGGCTTCGCCCGGCTGTGTCTTGCTGAGCATCCACTTGACCCAGCTTCTAGGGTTGTAACACCCTGCCACCTTCCCCAGTGCTCCCCAGCCTCCACGATGCCACGCGTCCATGCCCGACTCTGCCCAGctgtcctttctcttcccctctggaGAGCTAGTCTGAGGCAGCCACTGTCTCATGGCTGGAAAGTGAGCCCGCCCTCCTGTGCCTCCCTTGGCCCCCACCCAGAACACACCCACGCACAGTAGGtgttttttgggagagaaagCTTCTTGGGGCCAACCAACACCCGTCACCTCATGTCTCTCTGGCTTTGCGGTGccatgtttttctttgaaaagtgaaACTCATCCTTGGAAAATCTCAGTGGCCGCAAGCTTACACGGCTGTGGTTTAACAGCATGTTGTGTTCCTGAAATCGGCACTTCATGGGTATTAGGCCAAACAAGCTCTCCTTCTTTTGAAGTAGAGTCAACTTGAGTTAGAAACCTGGGACAGGGTGGAAACTTAGCCCTGGATTACGTGGTGGGTTTTCTGGGCGAGGGTTATCATGTTGCAGTACTCATAACCGGACCCCTGTAGCACAGAAGCTGACCCACACTGCAGTTCTCACGACTGCCAGTCCCCTCCATTGTccgtcggggggcgggggggttggaAAGCTAGCTACTCACTCATTTTTGACCATAGATGCTTCCAGATTTTTATCTGAAGTCACTAATGGGTTCACTTAGCTCAAATGCATTGTGAAAAGAAGACAAGGGCTTTGCTTATAATAGATATTTGACAAAACACGTGAATTGATTCATTACATACAGTCATACAGTCAATGTAACAGTGGCTTATGCAATGATAGAGGAGGGGATTAGGTATTCTGAAATGGAAAGTTCCTTTAATGTCAATTAGTCACAGACTTTTGGAGCTGGAAGGGAGATTACAGACAGGTCATCCGAACCCCTCGGTGTACACCTGAGAAATCTGAGGCTCAAAGAAATTTAAAGTCACAACACAGAATTAGGACTGGCAGTTCAGTGTTTGATACATTATGATTAgccctcaatttaaaaaatcgtATTCTTTGTTTATACATGTGCCAAGGAAAAAGGGCAGGTGAGCCGATCATTTGAGACCAAATTGCTTCCAGGTTCTTGCTCCTCCTGTGTCTCTGAAAGTGCCCGGGCTCTCACAGGTGCCTTGAGAACTTGGAGTTGAGTGGCCCCCAAGGATCGGACATGAAGCCTGGCTGAAGGTACAGACTTCTGGCATTTCTGGTGCAGCTGGGGGCTCAGTCTGCACACTGGTAGAGCCAGATCATcaggattttgtcttttttttttttttttttttttttgctgaccaGCAGAAAATGGTTTCTGTTATGGGTAAATTGTATTCCCCCACCTTTCTGCCcaaatatgttgaagtcctaaccctcactTAGGACAtcagaatatgactttatttggacATAAGGTCTTTACAGAGATAATCAACTTCAATTGAGGTCttagggtaggccctaatccaacaCGGCTGGAATCCTTATtagaaggggaaatttggacacagagacagtcACACTCAGAGGGAAGAGGATGTGAAGACACACATGGAGAACACCATGTAGAGACAGAGGATTGAAGTGACGTATCTCAATCCACCAGAGGCCAGGAAGAGTCAATGAAGAAGAATTCCCCTCCCGGTTCCAGAGGgagctgacactttgattttagacttctagccCCTAGAActatgagaataaatttctgctgttctaAGCTTCTTAATGgaagccctagaaaactaatacagtgcCCCCAAGCAAGAAACCTCATTTGTGAGAAACAGTGGTTCTTTCTTATGtgtcagaatcccctggagggcttgttgGAATACGGATTACTGGGCTCCACCCCAGAATTTCTGGATTTCTGGATTGCtagaaatttgcatttctagcaagttcccaggtgctattggtccctggaccacactttgagaatcaccaGTGAAAAGGGTTCTGATCTCTAAGTAAAGGAGGAGTCTTAGGAGGGCCAGCATGTAATGTTAACAAGTGGcattaggcagggagagagacagcgggaggggtgggggtgggggcggcagt from Leopardus geoffroyi isolate Oge1 chromosome D2, O.geoffroyi_Oge1_pat1.0, whole genome shotgun sequence carries:
- the LOC123576834 gene encoding cytochrome P450 26A1, with amino-acid sequence MGLPALLASALCTFVLPLLLFLAAIKLWDLYCVSSRDRSCALPLPPGTMGFPFFGETLQMVLQRRKFLQMKRRKYGFIYKTHLFGRPTVRVMGADNVRRILLGEHRLVSVHWPASVRTILGSGCLSNLHDSSHKQRKKVIMRAFSREALQYYVPVIAEEVGTCLEQWLSCGERGLLVYPQVKRLMFRIAMRILLGCEPRLANGGDAEQQLVEAFEEMTRNLFSLPIDVPFSGLYRGMKARNLIHARIEENIRAKICGLRAAEAEAEAEAGGGCKDALQLLIEHSWERGERLDMQALKQSSTELLFGGHETTASAATSLITYLGLYPHVLQKVREELKSKGLLCKSNQDNKLDMEILGQLKYIGCVIKETLRLNPPVPGGFRVALKTFELNGYQIPKGWNVIYSICDTHDVADIFTNKEEFNPDRFMLPHPEDASRFSFIPFGGGLRSCVGKEFAKILLKIFTVELARHCDWRLLNGPPTMKTSPTVYPVDDLPARFTRFQGET